In Metopolophium dirhodum isolate CAU chromosome 5, ASM1992520v1, whole genome shotgun sequence, the sequence TATTACTAtaggaagaataaataaatacattataaaatcattttattaggtttgtttaaaaatgatatactTCATAATTACCAATTAAAGGGTCTATCGACCAAGTCAGataactgaaataaataaatattattaaaaataaatgtagtttgATTTACTACTTTGAAATACCGACACttcgattatatatatatatatatatattataactgataagtgatcattgtatgaataaataatgatttttctcAAATGTTTAAGTGaagtgaataataaaatatatttttttacttgacCAACctgttattaaaaacaatataggtattattatacgtaagaacaaaatatatgggaggtaatatattgaaattattacgtttatataaaACTAGCTAATCCCgcgcactttgttgcccgtacAAAATgataactcttaaaaaaattgtgattgttcaacttctTTCGGGTGTAACTGtttgcagtaagtgcaactcggTCACCTTgataggcaatgtgcgaaaattagatttgatgcatgcttgtaccttaTCTGCCCGTTTAACAAATGGCaaccaatatacaaataaaatactaatttctactaattatttctcctataaccaaaagcaaccatttataaacaacaatttccatcgtaaatatcaaaatccctgtttgaacACCTCCCCACGGTTGGACCTACCGGATCCAATCATGAATCTAAATTATCCCGGGAACCATTCTAACTGCACACACATCAGAATTGGTTTAAATTGTACCTAATCAGTTTGAactactgtaatttttatttgttattttatagtctaaatatatatttcattattgagTTTAGCACAGTgtgggtaatttaattatttacgatACCTACActtctgttttatattttgtatttaggtACAAGGTTTGatctttttaattaaacatggacagaggtataataattatttgtatggtATTCGTCTTCAGTCTGGGGACTGGCGGCGACAGTACTGTGGAGGCTCAAAACTCACAAGAAAATAAaagtgagtttttttttattacgaaatattgttttttattaatctatatataaatgtttatatgtatgtgTGGTTGTAGTTAAACTATTCATAAACTCATCATTGATTAATACACAGATCCGATGTACTTTGTTCTAGTTTGAACTCTAAtagatattgattattttttatatacatttaaagttaaaattttgataaaatttatcaacatttcgaaaatgttcaaactgaTTTTCAGTCagaaatacataaaattttttcttttcataggtAACATTTGACTATTTTTAAGCTATCAATAGGcataagaaaaattttttttttattacttgtttttaattattgtcgaataatttaaattattttaggaaaaaattcataaaaatgttttttttaaatctaagatatgaaaatttaattcaagaatTCACAAGTTCAAGAATCACAAGTTTATGAGCTTATgaacttatatttattgtaatatttgataATCAGAGGAAAATCATTAAATTCTCTTTAATTGGTTTTTCATGTTTTGTTGTATTTCTAAAACGAACAATCATTGAatcttgaaatgttcaccaaatatttttattagcattttccagacattgtaaaaatttttaaattattttgaccaTTTTTGATCAATTCATAgcaaagaacattttttttaaattttgtaaattttgttcAGTTAGAAATGCATaaacgtttttcttttcatagctaactttcaattatgaaataataataataataacaagtattTGGAAACTCATTAAACTTAACTAATTTGACTAttacttgataaatattaaaaaaacaaattttaaataattgacttaattgttaaatttttagaatgtttCACGCCAAATGGTGATAACGGCAATTgcattaacataaaaaaatgccCAACGCTGCTTTACCTATTAGAATATCGGAAACAAAATTCTTCTATTACCAATTTTCTCATAAAATCCAAGTGTGGAGATGATGGTAATTTCCCTTATTACCCCAAGGTATGCTGTCCATTTGTGAACCAAATTTATGAAACAGTTTCGTCAGTCAAATTGCCATCTCAAGATACTTGTGGACGGAGTAATGTCAATCACACTCTAATTGTCAAAGAACGTATAGCTGAATTAGGTATgcgtttgaaaacaaattaaattataattttttttttattattattcttaaatttcacaaaatatacacatagaaaattgtattagatttaatgaattataattacaaatattgacTTTTCAATGTATTTAGGTGCTTGGCCCTGGATAGCAGCACTTGGGTATCAAGATCTTAGTAGGCCAAATGCCGAATACAAGTGGTTGTGTGGTGGTTCCTTGATATCAGATAGATACGTATTAACAGCTGCCCACTGCATCGTTGGTTCTGGAATGTACCGTTTGTAAgtgaatatgtaatataatataacgtgttGACTATATGTATGCATTCTATAAATGTCCTAGGCATTCTATAGAATTTCTTGAATTATTTAGCAATGtactaaatttaatgtaataaaattctatattatgtctattcAATCTATAAAATTCATAGGATTTCTATATAAAACACCAATGATTGTATgttaggtacaacaaaatatgtttattattatttattgcagtACCTTTAGGTATAATTGATGTATGACATGTCTaactgtataaaatgtttttttttgacacGGACATTTTTTGCATTGACATTTTGTCTTGCTTGTGCATTTTATATAACCTTGTTCAGTTCCTGTAGATTGTTGAGCTAACCTgcagttttacttttttacggcatacatttttaattacatatttcaaAGCTGAATATTTTCTTGCAATTTTCAATATGCacctttttcaaatttttaacaacttaCGGACAGATAgccaaaaaaaaacactgtattACAAAACATggtaacaaaaaatgaataatatatttaatatatatataaattatagacgtTAGGttgattctataatattataataccacaaATGTTatagttgtacctattattggttttataataaactattgtaaaacgaatttattcaaactaaataaacatcattatttatttataatataaacaatctattaatttatataaaatcaatttttgataatcattaatatcaaatatcgtaGCTtcaaattatttggtttttcaGGTCCGTTGTGCGTTTAGGTGATTTGAACTTGGATCCTAATGTGCTTGATGGAGCTCAAACAATAGATGTTACAATTTTACGTGTCATAATACATAACCGATATAACACACCTAAACTCACCAATGATattgcattattaaaattaggCAACAGTGTTGGATTCAATCGTaagcattttttatatttactaattatggtatattatataatacttataacacATTACTtaacactatatagtatataccatatataagTCTCTAGGGAAAagttcattgaatgtttatattagcattttccttacatcataatattttcgaaatattttgacttattttaagctatttacggacattttaagtttttaattttagattctgggcggagcgattaatgtgtttatttttttatttttttttttgtatctttcATCACAGTCTGGAGCACTAaaactgctttgattttcttcaaaagtacCTTATTTgacgggaaagtgaatctagtcggtgcattcaggaggtcaaaatttaatattgacaatagttttcaaaaatgccGGGAAGGCgggaaataaaacataaaataaagcGGGATAGGGGATGTCgatctgttgtacagtaggttacaaatgggttactgtataatggattgtattaaatttgaattcaatgatatcattcGATTCATCACGATTCTGatcggagacggtttgtcagtctggatattttatattgttattatattttattatagcctgtaagttgaattaatgttataaattacaacaaaataactaaaatttttatttttatttttattcgtttatatggtgataaacaatacgttagaaattaaaatcccatttttagcggttttttgtagttctaaagataagatactatatgttaaaatcaaaatagtccttcttgtagacattttgtgtacaggataaaaaaaaaaaaaaaataaacaccattgtaaaaccactagatccctgGTAACTAGTAATTTTTGTCTAGACCGATCTACAAACTTAATCCtaaactcaacatttttttttagaatttattcaACCTATATGTTTACCCATCTTATCGCATCATAGAGCCACATCGTTAGTTGAATCTGAACTAACTATTGCCGGATGGGGTTCCACAATGTTAAGTAAGTAACCAccaaatagtatataaatatataataggtaaatttacAGGCATTAcagcatattaaaatatatcaatatatattttaaaaatgttcgtttaataatgttatatttattatttaaaagatccAAGTTCTGGTGCTCTAATAACAGTTGAGTTATCAGCGGTAGACAATGCggaatgtatacaaaaatttaatagatttaGAGTTGATATTTATGATACACAATTGTGTGCTGAACAAAAAGAAAGAGACGGTTGTAaggtacttacaatattttataatttataatgtgcattttcaatatacctatttgtaattttgattgttatttCAGGCAGATTCTGGAGGTCCTTTAATGTGGTCAAatggttttcaatattatttagtggGGGTTATgagttttaaacataaaaactgCGATGTATCAGGTTATCCAGGTGTATATTCTAAGGTGACATCATTTCTCGAATGGATCGCAGAAAACATGAATTACAGTTAGATTTTATAATTGATgctattttatatgaattttacTTAAGAACgaaaaaaagaataaacaaCTCTGTGCAATtggtttatctatttataattactcagataactacttaattttaaccaaaattgttttaaaaattatatttagtaaaaaaaatgatttgatttgtattctagtattttttttttagtagattatTTATGggtgtaattaaataatttcaggGGGCCATCATAGTAGGTAAGCAGGTCATTTTTAACCAGAAGAGgccaattaaaaaaatggcaaatatattattacctccTATATTTCATACTTTTTTATTGTTAGTAAGTATATCCTTACAGATATATCTGATACGTGAAACGTATTATATTTGTCTCAGAAACAATTGCAataccatttttatattatatacaataaattataaaatataaaagtataggtcaatgttgtattgttgttaggtaaattatattttaatattaattggacTAGAAAATTATTTCTGCATTTGAGTATACATAAGATAATATATGAATACTTACGTATTTTTATGCgtacttagatttaaaaagaaaaatttttatgaattctcaactcaaaataatttgctaattttcgtgatttttccgtattttgtcaagatttgaattttaaatgcttataaataaaaactgtgactaacgatttttaatttttttcatctgcctttgaaacaaaaacctaggagccttctattaaattttcaagcttttttagcaaacaattcaaattttattgatatttatagaaaaaaaactaaaaaaaatgaaaactgaaaatgtccgtaaacagctcaatataagtcaaaatatttggaaaatattattgcgtatagaaaatgttaatataaacattcagtcaatatttcatgtacctacgataatttgttttagagttgcaacaaaaactaaaatcgat encodes:
- the LOC132945104 gene encoding venom protease-like: MDRGIIIICMVFVFSLGTGGDSTVEAQNSQENKKCFTPNGDNGNCINIKKCPTLLYLLEYRKQNSSITNFLIKSKCGDDGNFPYYPKVCCPFVNQIYETVSSVKLPSQDTCGRSNVNHTLIVKERIAELGAWPWIAALGYQDLSRPNAEYKWLCGGSLISDRYVLTAAHCIVGSGMYRLSVVRLGDLNLDPNVLDGAQTIDVTILRVIIHNRYNTPKLTNDIALLKLGNSVGFNQFIQPICLPILSHHRATSLVESELTIAGWGSTMLNPSSGALITVELSAVDNAECIQKFNRFRVDIYDTQLCAEQKERDGCKADSGGPLMWSNGFQYYLVGVMSFKHKNCDVSGYPGVYSKVTSFLEWIAENMNYS